In the Larus michahellis chromosome 6, bLarMic1.1, whole genome shotgun sequence genome, one interval contains:
- the CCDC195 gene encoding coiled-coil domain-containing protein 195, producing MEGNMHLLQVIRKMRSQINKLERENRALRGELQVCRQSVAPLERGAARGGGNGDVRSLADDGEGPAGPPASLHGNIAAGPPPAPKEQTDTTMTVRRYPTPLPAPASSAARSQQRPPSNGLPEVPGRAPPPAPPAATQLDSGEEKGLQKTLANCLSNSHSRKTELFQGHVYRCRGKVKAVSFLLPMDMSSYAENRGSLKSPQNQSTKRLTTITEKDM from the exons ATGGAGGGAAACATGCACCTCCTCCAGGTCATCCGCAAGATGCGTTCCCAAATCAACAAGCTGGAGAGGGAAAACAGGGCCCTgagaggagagctgcaggtcTGCAGGCAGAGCGTGGCGCCGCTGGAGAGAGGAGCAGCAAGAGGAGGTGGGAACGGTGACGTGAGGAGCCTCGCTGATGATGGGGAAGGACCAGCTggccctccagcatccctgcatggAAACATCGCAGCCGGTCCTCCTCCCGCGCCAAAGGAGCAGACAG ATACCACCATGACGGTGCGGCGCTACCCCACTCCTTTGCCAGCGCCTGCTTCTTCTGCCGCGCGGTCCCAACAGAGGCCCCCGAGCAATGGGCTCCCGGAGGTGCCGGGCCGTGccccgccaccagcccctcctgccgCAACACAGCTCGACagcggggaggagaaggggctcCAAAAAACACTGGCCAACTGCCTCTCCAACAGCCATTCCAGGAAAACGGAGCTGTTTCAGGGGCATGTCTATAGGTGCAG gGGTAAAGTAAAGGCCGTTAGTTTCCTCTTACCAATGGATATGTCATCATATGCTGAAAATCGGGGTTCTCTCAAAAGCCCACAGAATCAAAGCACAAAACGGTTAACCACCATCACTGAAAAGGACATGTGA